Proteins encoded together in one Candidatus Omnitrophota bacterium window:
- the thpR gene encoding RNA 2',3'-cyclic phosphodiesterase: MRCFIAIDLPDRVKSELVGLQNELKASGAQVKWTEAPNIHLTLKFLGEINEGIAQEISRLLKNISENTTCFKMDIKSIGVFPKPNFPRIIWVGVNKGDKEIKDLVRSIEDGVEKIGIAKEEREFSSHITIGRVKSTLNKDKLVNALKALENKPINAEFLVDRITLFKSSLTSQGPVYEALTKVNLKTT; encoded by the coding sequence ATGCGTTGCTTTATCGCCATAGACTTACCGGATAGGGTAAAATCAGAGCTTGTTGGATTGCAAAATGAATTAAAAGCATCCGGTGCTCAGGTAAAATGGACTGAAGCGCCCAACATCCATCTAACGTTAAAATTCTTAGGGGAAATTAACGAAGGAATAGCTCAAGAAATTTCCCGCCTGCTTAAGAATATCTCAGAAAATACCACCTGCTTTAAAATGGATATTAAATCAATTGGAGTATTTCCGAAACCGAACTTCCCAAGGATAATCTGGGTAGGTGTTAATAAAGGCGATAAAGAGATTAAAGACCTTGTTAGGTCTATTGAAGATGGGGTTGAAAAAATCGGGATTGCAAAAGAAGAAAGAGAATTCTCCTCCCATATTACAATCGGCAGGGTAAAATCAACATTAAATAAAGATAAATTAGTAAACGCTTTGAAAGCTTTGGAAAATAAACCTATTAATGCGGAATTTCTTGTAGACAGGATTACACTCTTTAAGAGCAGCCTTACCTCGCAAGGCCCGGTCTATGAAGCTTTAACTAAAGTAAACCTTAAGACTACCTGA
- a CDS encoding CinA family protein produces the protein MVQNIVRQVHIALLKRSKTISIAESCTGGFLSNLLTQLPQSSKYFKLGVVTYSNQSKEKILEINHSIILKKGAVSKEVARKMAKSVMKLAKTDFSIAITGIAGPSGGTQDKPKGTVFIAVAKKNKIVCNEYLFKGTRTEIRKKAALKSLELLLCVALSP, from the coding sequence ATGGTGCAAAACATTGTAAGACAAGTACATATTGCCCTTTTAAAACGCAGCAAAACCATTTCTATTGCTGAATCCTGTACAGGCGGCTTTCTCTCAAACCTTCTTACCCAACTGCCACAAAGCTCAAAATACTTTAAATTAGGCGTTGTAACATACAGCAACCAGTCAAAAGAAAAAATTTTAGAAATCAATCACTCTATTATTCTCAAAAAAGGCGCTGTTTCAAAAGAAGTTGCCAGAAAAATGGCTAAATCAGTAATGAAACTAGCCAAAACCGATTTTTCAATTGCCATTACCGGTATAGCTGGCCCTTCGGGAGGCACCCAAGATAAACCCAAAGGTACAGTGTTTATTGCAGTCGCAAAGAAAAATAAGATTGTTTGCAATGAATATTTATTTAAGGGGACTCGCACTGAAATCAGGAAAAAAGCTGCACTAAAAAGCTTGGAATTATTACTATGCGTTGCTTTATCGCCATAG
- the pnp gene encoding polyribonucleotide nucleotidyltransferase gives MAEQNNLRAKFGKNDLIIETGKIAKQANASVTVTYGGTVVLVTACMSKKLREGQDFFPLTVEYQEKTYAAGRIPGGFFKREGRPSESEILTSRLIDRPIRPLFPEGFLNEVQIMAIVLSSDGENDPDILAVIGASTALSISDIPFLGPIAACRVARVNNELILNPTYAELEKADLDVIVTVGKKGVVMLESKAKEISEEEYMEAVKFGYDNLQCILSLQEEFVRSSGKEKAAIECKKLDPTLREKIESLSKDRLREVYKLSKKEEREEAVDLLAKELEEKLTLEGHLASDVKTGLHDVEREQVRRKILEENVRVDGRGFKEIRPISAEVSILPRTHGSSLFTRGQTQSLAVTTLGTGEDEQMIEALEGEKYKNFMLHYSFPPFSVGETGPVRGPGRREIGHGALAEKSLLAVMPGKDKFPYTVRVVSEILESNGSSSMASVCAAALSLMDAGVPIKSAVGGVALGLVKSKDKAVILTDITGLEDHFGDMDFKVAGTKEGITAVQLDLKIDGIDLDLLKACLYQSREGRFFILDKMHQALNEPRTELSTYAPRIEVLKINTEKIGELIGPGGKTIKGIIASTGASIDIQDDGTVLVGSSEAAKSQDAIRMIKAITDDVEVGRIYSAKVKRIMAFGAFCEIAPRKEGLVHVSELSDKFVKNVEEVVKIGDEIKVKVIGIDELGRINLSRKQALTENSGQ, from the coding sequence ATGGCAGAACAAAATAACCTAAGGGCAAAATTTGGGAAAAACGATCTAATCATAGAAACCGGCAAGATAGCCAAGCAGGCAAATGCTTCGGTAACCGTTACTTATGGCGGTACCGTTGTGCTTGTGACTGCTTGTATGTCTAAAAAACTCAGGGAAGGGCAAGACTTTTTTCCTCTAACCGTTGAATATCAGGAAAAGACCTATGCCGCAGGAAGAATCCCCGGAGGGTTTTTTAAACGTGAGGGAAGGCCTTCTGAAAGCGAAATTCTAACCTCTCGGCTTATTGACAGGCCGATACGCCCATTATTTCCCGAAGGTTTTTTAAATGAAGTGCAGATTATGGCGATTGTTTTATCCAGCGATGGAGAAAATGATCCCGATATCCTAGCTGTAATAGGCGCTTCCACAGCTTTATCAATTTCCGACATTCCTTTTTTGGGTCCCATTGCAGCTTGCCGTGTTGCGCGAGTTAATAATGAACTCATATTAAATCCTACATATGCTGAGTTAGAGAAAGCCGATCTGGATGTTATTGTTACGGTGGGTAAGAAGGGTGTAGTAATGCTTGAATCAAAGGCTAAGGAGATTTCTGAAGAAGAATATATGGAGGCGGTCAAATTTGGCTATGATAATCTCCAGTGTATACTTAGCTTACAGGAAGAATTCGTCCGTTCAAGCGGTAAAGAAAAAGCTGCTATAGAATGTAAGAAGCTTGATCCCACATTAAGAGAGAAGATAGAAAGTTTATCTAAAGATAGATTAAGAGAAGTTTATAAATTAAGCAAAAAAGAAGAGCGTGAAGAGGCGGTTGATTTATTAGCAAAAGAGCTTGAAGAAAAACTTACGCTTGAAGGGCACCTTGCTTCCGACGTAAAAACAGGGCTTCATGATGTAGAGAGAGAGCAGGTAAGAAGAAAAATTCTTGAAGAAAATGTCCGGGTTGACGGGAGAGGTTTTAAAGAAATCCGCCCAATCAGTGCTGAGGTTTCAATTTTACCAAGGACTCATGGTTCAAGCCTTTTTACGCGTGGGCAAACTCAAAGTTTAGCAGTTACTACTCTTGGTACCGGTGAAGATGAGCAGATGATTGAAGCTCTTGAAGGCGAAAAATACAAAAACTTTATGCTGCATTATAGTTTTCCTCCTTTTAGCGTAGGAGAAACTGGTCCTGTTCGCGGCCCTGGTCGCAGGGAGATTGGCCACGGCGCTTTAGCAGAAAAATCGCTTTTGGCTGTTATGCCTGGTAAAGATAAATTTCCATATACGGTAAGAGTTGTTTCAGAGATTCTCGAATCAAACGGATCTTCCAGCATGGCCTCTGTTTGTGCTGCCGCACTTTCACTTATGGACGCAGGTGTTCCAATAAAATCTGCTGTAGGTGGAGTAGCTCTTGGTTTGGTAAAGTCCAAAGACAAAGCGGTAATCTTAACTGATATTACCGGCTTAGAGGACCATTTTGGCGATATGGATTTTAAAGTCGCTGGAACCAAAGAAGGAATTACTGCAGTTCAGCTTGATTTAAAGATTGATGGTATTGATTTAGACTTATTAAAGGCTTGTTTGTATCAATCAAGAGAAGGAAGATTCTTTATCTTGGATAAAATGCATCAAGCGCTTAATGAGCCAAGGACTGAATTGTCAACTTATGCCCCTCGTATTGAAGTTTTGAAGATTAATACTGAAAAAATCGGTGAGCTTATCGGGCCGGGCGGTAAAACTATTAAGGGCATTATTGCTTCAACCGGCGCTAGCATAGATATTCAGGATGATGGCACTGTTTTGGTTGGTTCTAGTGAAGCTGCAAAGTCACAGGATGCTATCAGGATGATTAAGGCGATAACCGATGATGTTGAAGTTGGCAGGATCTATTCAGCTAAAGTAAAACGTATCATGGCCTTTGGCGCTTTTTGTGAGATTGCCCCTCGTAAGGAAGGCTTGGTACATGTTTCTGAATTATCCGATAAATTTGTAAAGAATGTAGAAGAAGTAGTAAAGATAGGCGATGAGATTAAAGTTAAAGTTATCGGCATAGATGAATTAGGCAGGATAAATTTAAGCAGGAAACAGGCGCTTACAGAAAATAGCGGGCAATAA
- a CDS encoding DUF4115 domain-containing protein yields the protein MESIGARLKKIRLEKGVSLEEIQKRTKIHPNILKSIEGDSLSDINPVYLKGFLKIYCNSLGIDPKDYIVDHKEARTYSKIAKVVNSEDQEPSLKKKETTSFKANPINLSSFRPSKTVKKAIVLGLVVIVIGFGLIKIVKFISFKHKENLAKKAIISQSLSKAPGKEQKPTKPSKKSAKQQTSKSKASTVNEQKVQAKETPRIVEATTKKEVIPLNKESMQGIRLGIRALENCWISLRVDGRVVFQRVLEKGRFESWQAKDKMELSLGNAGVVEVEVNGQRFESLGRKGQSLKNILVNKEGLNINR from the coding sequence ATGGAAAGCATAGGAGCAAGGCTTAAAAAAATACGTTTGGAAAAAGGTGTCAGCCTTGAAGAAATCCAAAAGAGGACTAAGATCCATCCTAATATATTAAAATCAATAGAAGGAGATTCTCTTAGCGATATTAATCCCGTATATCTTAAAGGTTTTCTAAAGATTTATTGTAATTCTCTGGGGATTGATCCTAAAGATTATATTGTTGATCATAAAGAGGCTCGAACTTATTCAAAAATTGCAAAAGTTGTCAATTCAGAAGATCAAGAACCAAGCCTTAAGAAAAAAGAAACAACTTCTTTTAAGGCGAATCCAATTAACTTGAGTTCTTTCAGGCCTTCTAAAACAGTTAAGAAAGCTATAGTCTTAGGTTTGGTAGTTATTGTTATAGGTTTTGGGTTGATAAAGATAGTAAAGTTTATTTCTTTCAAACATAAAGAGAATTTGGCTAAAAAAGCAATTATTTCTCAATCTTTGAGTAAAGCTCCAGGAAAAGAGCAGAAGCCGACGAAGCCTTCAAAGAAATCAGCTAAACAACAAACTTCAAAATCAAAAGCTTCGACAGTTAATGAACAGAAAGTCCAAGCTAAGGAAACGCCTCGTATTGTTGAAGCCACAACTAAGAAGGAAGTCATCCCTTTAAATAAGGAATCTATGCAAGGCATAAGATTGGGGATAAGGGCATTGGAGAATTGTTGGATTTCTTTAAGGGTTGATGGAAGGGTTGTTTTTCAGCGCGTCCTGGAAAAAGGAAGATTTGAAAGTTGGCAGGCAAAAGATAAGATGGAGCTTTCTTTAGGCAATGCAGGTGTGGTTGAAGTAGAGGTTAACGGCCAGCGGTTCGAAAGTTTGGGCAGAAAAGGCCAGTCGCTAAAGAATATTTTAGTTAATAAAGAAGGATTAAATATAAATAGATGA
- the ribE gene encoding 6,7-dimethyl-8-ribityllumazine synthase, which translates to MIKKAEGNLIAKGKKFAIVASRFNDFITKELISGCTDTLLRHGAQDNDLTVSMVPGAFEIPLVAQKLAKSKSFDAIVCLGTVIRGATPHFDYVAAEVSKGIAKVSLDTGIPVVFGVITADTIEQAIERAGTKDGNKGKDAALSAIEMVNLLEQIK; encoded by the coding sequence ATGATAAAGAAGGCTGAAGGTAATTTGATTGCAAAAGGAAAGAAGTTTGCTATTGTCGCATCACGCTTTAATGATTTCATCACTAAGGAGTTGATTTCAGGGTGCACGGATACGTTGCTTAGGCATGGAGCTCAAGATAATGATTTGACTGTAAGTATGGTCCCGGGTGCATTTGAAATTCCTTTGGTCGCCCAGAAATTGGCAAAGTCAAAATCATTTGATGCTATTGTTTGCCTTGGAACAGTTATCCGTGGGGCAACTCCGCATTTTGATTATGTGGCAGCAGAAGTCTCAAAAGGTATCGCTAAAGTTTCTCTTGATACTGGAATTCCTGTGGTATTCGGAGTTATCACCGCAGACACAATTGAACAAGCAATTGAGCGCGCTGGGACAAAAGACGGGAATAAAGGCAAAGACGCTGCTTTATCTGCAATAGAGATGGTAAATTTACTGGAACAGATTAAATAA
- a CDS encoding bifunctional 3,4-dihydroxy-2-butanone-4-phosphate synthase/GTP cyclohydrolase II, translating to MFNSISEILEDLKQGKMVIVVDDEDRENEGDLLMSASFAKPQDINFMAKFGRGLICVPMKEDRLSQLEFEPMLKKAGVAKEDPFATAWMISADAASGITTGISAYDRAHTIETLINPQSKPEDLIRPGHIFPLRARRGGVLVRAGHTEAAVDLMRLCGLYEAGVICEIMNDDGSMSRLPQLIEFSKKHSLKICTIANLIEYRRRSEKLIERLTETILPTEFGKYKLILYRDLTNNKVHSALVMGELKEPQVLVRVHSECMTGDVFGSLRCDCGRQLKQAMQSIDKIKSGVVLYMSQEGRGIGLVEKIKAYNLQDKGMDTVEANEALGHAADLRDYGIGAQILVDLGIKEIRLLTNNPRKIVGLEGYGLKVVERVPLEVEPNAANYNYLKTKKEKLGHNLNIE from the coding sequence ATGTTTAATTCCATATCAGAGATATTAGAAGATCTTAAGCAAGGCAAGATGGTTATTGTGGTAGATGACGAAGACCGCGAGAACGAAGGCGATCTTTTAATGTCCGCAAGTTTTGCCAAGCCTCAGGATATAAATTTCATGGCTAAGTTTGGCAGGGGGCTTATTTGTGTCCCTATGAAAGAAGATCGTTTAAGCCAACTGGAATTTGAGCCTATGTTAAAGAAAGCAGGGGTTGCTAAGGAAGATCCTTTTGCAACTGCCTGGATGATTTCAGCTGATGCGGCTTCCGGTATAACTACCGGCATTTCTGCGTATGATCGTGCGCATACAATTGAAACATTGATTAACCCGCAATCAAAGCCCGAAGATTTAATTCGTCCGGGGCACATCTTTCCTTTAAGAGCTCGTCGTGGCGGAGTATTAGTCAGAGCAGGGCATACTGAAGCTGCGGTTGACCTAATGAGGCTTTGTGGCTTATATGAGGCGGGAGTAATCTGTGAAATTATGAATGATGATGGCTCTATGTCCCGCCTTCCGCAATTAATTGAATTTTCAAAAAAGCATTCGTTAAAGATTTGCACAATTGCTAACTTGATTGAATACCGAAGGCGCTCTGAAAAACTAATTGAACGTTTGACTGAGACAATCCTTCCTACTGAGTTTGGAAAATATAAATTAATTTTATACCGTGATTTGACAAATAATAAAGTTCATAGTGCTTTAGTTATGGGGGAATTAAAAGAGCCTCAAGTCTTAGTGCGGGTGCATTCCGAATGTATGACAGGGGATGTTTTCGGCTCTTTGCGCTGTGATTGCGGAAGGCAATTGAAACAGGCAATGCAATCAATCGATAAAATTAAAAGCGGAGTTGTGCTTTATATGAGCCAGGAAGGCCGTGGAATCGGGCTTGTCGAAAAGATTAAGGCTTACAATTTGCAGGATAAAGGTATGGATACGGTTGAGGCCAATGAAGCATTAGGGCATGCTGCGGATCTTAGGGATTATGGGATAGGCGCGCAGATCCTGGTAGATTTAGGGATCAAAGAAATCCGCCTTCTTACAAATAATCCTCGTAAGATTGTAGGGCTTGAGGGATACGGGTTAAAGGTGGTTGAGCGCGTTCCTCTGGAGGTTGAGCCTAATGCGGCAAATTATAATTATCTTAAAACAAAAAAAGAGAAGTTAGGGCACAATTTGAATATAGAATAA
- a CDS encoding DNA translocase FtsK codes for MKERRLNEVRGVILVAIGLMILASLVRFERLDLPFYTSSPNFPPKNLLGVFGAYFGGIIVALFGFPTSFVIPVLIFLLGIKFFRQHEPYLSAPRLIGMFTLLLSVCSFIGMFNSGNDYARFYAAGFLGTLFSNFITSFFSRLGGFIIFITIAIISLAVVTGNLISVLFIGGTNSVKSIFGRLLGKEKQGKETEVRIKAPGAIKPLDREKKSEVSLLDSLKNKIAASKEDFSKPKIQIKPRPLASVEVKVKPQELKIGDYHLPSIELLDPPPPFEARQIKEDLEGSARILEETLEDFGISAKVTDVEQGPVITRYELVPAPGVKLNRIVALSDDVALAMKAQSVRIIAPIPGKGSVGVEVPNMQSSFVMLTEVLASKEFQSARSKLTLVLGKDITGQPIVADLDDMPHLLIAGTTGSGKTVCVNSMILSLLYKSTPTELKLLMVDPKMVELMPFNGLPHLLCPVVTDAKKAAIALNWVVTEMEERYQLLAKIAARNIESYNEKIKDGEKLPYIVVIIDEFADLMSVARDQIENAITRLAQLSRAVGIHLILATQRPSVDVITGVIKANLPARVSFKVASKVDSRTVLDMNGADKLLGKGDMLFLRPGESKLIRIQGTLVSDKEIERIVEFIKAQGEPIYDEEILKEQHKSGVSGGQKDELYDEAVRIIIESNQASVSILQRRMRLGYTRAARIIDSMEEEGLVGPFEGSKPRKILVDRQAWLEKSLVPENKEQG; via the coding sequence GTGAAAGAAAGAAGACTAAATGAGGTTCGAGGCGTTATTTTAGTTGCAATTGGGCTTATGATTTTAGCAAGCCTGGTTAGATTTGAACGCCTTGACTTGCCGTTTTATACATCTTCTCCTAATTTCCCCCCTAAGAATCTTCTTGGAGTTTTCGGAGCATACTTCGGCGGAATTATTGTTGCTTTATTCGGTTTCCCAACTAGTTTTGTTATCCCCGTTTTGATTTTTTTATTAGGTATTAAGTTTTTCCGGCAGCACGAGCCTTATTTGAGCGCCCCACGCCTTATAGGGATGTTTACTTTGCTTTTATCTGTCTGCTCTTTTATCGGAATGTTCAATTCCGGGAATGATTACGCGAGGTTTTACGCAGCAGGATTCTTAGGAACCTTGTTTTCAAATTTTATCACTTCTTTTTTTAGCAGGCTTGGCGGATTTATAATTTTTATTACCATAGCTATTATCTCGCTTGCTGTGGTTACGGGTAACTTGATTTCAGTTTTATTCATTGGCGGCACTAATAGTGTTAAATCAATTTTTGGACGTTTGCTCGGTAAAGAAAAACAGGGGAAAGAAACAGAGGTTAGGATTAAAGCGCCGGGTGCAATAAAGCCGTTAGACCGCGAAAAGAAAAGTGAAGTTTCGCTTTTGGATTCTTTAAAGAATAAAATTGCCGCAAGCAAAGAGGATTTTTCTAAACCTAAAATTCAAATTAAACCAAGGCCTTTAGCCTCGGTAGAAGTAAAAGTTAAGCCTCAAGAATTAAAGATAGGCGATTATCATCTGCCTTCCATTGAGCTTTTGGACCCTCCTCCGCCGTTTGAGGCGCGTCAGATTAAAGAAGATCTGGAAGGTTCCGCAAGGATCCTTGAAGAGACTCTGGAGGATTTTGGGATTTCAGCTAAAGTGACGGATGTTGAGCAAGGTCCTGTTATAACCCGGTATGAATTAGTCCCTGCTCCGGGCGTAAAACTTAATCGCATAGTAGCTTTAAGCGATGATGTAGCTCTTGCAATGAAGGCTCAGTCTGTGAGGATTATTGCCCCAATCCCGGGCAAGGGAAGCGTTGGTGTTGAAGTCCCGAATATGCAAAGCAGCTTCGTTATGTTAACAGAGGTGCTTGCTTCAAAAGAGTTCCAGTCAGCTCGTTCCAAGTTAACGCTTGTTTTGGGAAAAGATATTACTGGCCAACCTATCGTAGCTGACCTTGATGATATGCCGCATCTTTTGATAGCCGGAACTACCGGATCAGGAAAAACGGTTTGCGTGAATTCCATGATTTTGTCGCTTCTTTATAAATCAACTCCGACTGAATTAAAGCTTTTAATGGTTGATCCGAAGATGGTTGAGCTCATGCCTTTTAATGGGCTGCCGCATCTTTTATGCCCGGTTGTAACCGATGCTAAAAAAGCAGCTATTGCTTTAAATTGGGTAGTAACTGAAATGGAAGAGCGATATCAGCTTTTGGCGAAGATAGCAGCGCGTAATATAGAAAGTTATAATGAAAAAATAAAAGACGGAGAAAAACTTCCGTATATAGTTGTTATTATCGATGAGTTTGCGGACCTTATGAGCGTTGCGCGCGATCAGATTGAAAATGCGATTACTCGTTTAGCCCAGCTTTCCCGCGCAGTAGGTATACATTTAATATTAGCAACACAAAGGCCGTCCGTTGATGTTATTACGGGGGTCATTAAGGCTAATCTTCCGGCAAGAGTTTCTTTTAAGGTGGCCTCAAAGGTGGATTCCCGCACGGTGCTTGATATGAATGGGGCGGATAAGCTTTTGGGAAAAGGAGATATGCTATTCTTACGTCCCGGAGAATCAAAATTAATCCGCATTCAAGGGACTCTTGTTAGCGATAAAGAGATTGAAAGAATAGTTGAATTTATCAAGGCCCAAGGCGAACCGATTTATGATGAGGAGATTCTTAAGGAGCAGCATAAATCAGGAGTTTCTGGAGGCCAAAAAGACGAGCTTTATGATGAGGCAGTCAGGATAATTATTGAAAGCAATCAAGCCTCTGTTTCAATATTGCAAAGGCGTATGCGGCTTGGATACACTCGGGCTGCCCGTATTATTGACTCAATGGAGGAAGAAGGCCTCGTCGGTCCTTTTGAAGGAAGTAAGCCCAGGAAGATCCTTGTAGATAGGCAGGCCTGGCTTGAAAAAAGTTTAGTCCCCGAGAATAAGGAGCAAGGTTAA
- the pgsA gene encoding CDP-diacylglycerol--glycerol-3-phosphate 3-phosphatidyltransferase, producing MNIANKITISRIVLTFVFMFFLFCHGLWAKVASLIIFLSAALSDFLDGMIAKKRNMITDFGRLMDPIADKILVIAAFAAFVQMQLIEAWMFVIIVSREILITSLRLFALNKGKVLSATRAGKHKTVSQMLVIFSILGFIVTKEVMLTYFTWNPDWEKAFREGIYLLMLLTVGLTLYSGISYLWDNRKIIAKL from the coding sequence ATGAATATAGCTAACAAAATAACAATTTCAAGGATTGTCCTTACTTTTGTATTTATGTTCTTTTTGTTCTGCCATGGGCTATGGGCAAAGGTTGCTTCTTTGATTATTTTTCTTTCCGCAGCACTTTCAGATTTCCTGGATGGAATGATTGCCAAGAAAAGAAATATGATAACCGATTTTGGACGTCTTATGGATCCTATTGCGGATAAAATTCTTGTGATAGCAGCATTTGCTGCTTTTGTCCAGATGCAGTTGATTGAAGCTTGGATGTTTGTGATTATAGTTTCCCGCGAAATCCTTATTACATCCTTAAGGCTTTTTGCTTTAAATAAAGGTAAGGTTCTGTCTGCAACGCGTGCGGGAAAACATAAAACTGTTTCTCAGATGCTGGTTATATTTTCTATTTTAGGTTTTATTGTCACCAAAGAAGTGATGTTGACTTATTTTACCTGGAATCCCGACTGGGAGAAAGCATTCCGTGAGGGAATATATCTTCTAATGTTGCTTACAGTAGGACTTACGCTTTATTCAGGCATTTCTTATCTTTGGGATAACCGCAAGATAATCGCAAAGTTATAG
- a CDS encoding MiaB/RimO family radical SAM methylthiotransferase, whose protein sequence is MKAKIGILSLGCPRNLVDSEAILGRLNFKGHSIVDINKADVALINTCAFVEDAKRESIEAILDLVQLKKEGKLKKIIVFGCLAQRYKDELRRKLPEVDAFIGKVSLNHEQNRYPITPEHFVYLKICEGCVNNCSFCIIPKIKGRFTSLDEKSILRKIELFDNKKTSEINIVGQDISGYGIDIFGRPSLAGLLKKIDKKLKNTHWLRLLYLNPARIDDDLLKIIRDNPRICKYIDLPIQHINDRILKLMNRQVTKKQISALIEKIRKTIPGVCLRTSVITGFPSESDKEFKELSDFISETRFERLGAFVYSREEGTKAYDFKAQVPKKVKVGRFDKIMLIQQEVSREFNKKQLGKVIEVLIDEKDKDIYLGRSSFDAPEVDGVVYVKSKNKLKPGDFVKVKITDTFEYDLSGEVLE, encoded by the coding sequence ATGAAAGCTAAAATTGGAATCCTAAGCTTAGGTTGCCCGCGTAATCTTGTTGATTCCGAGGCTATCCTTGGCCGCCTTAATTTTAAAGGGCATTCTATTGTAGATATCAATAAGGCTGATGTAGCATTGATTAATACTTGTGCTTTTGTTGAGGATGCCAAGCGTGAATCTATAGAGGCAATACTTGATTTGGTCCAGCTTAAGAAAGAAGGTAAATTAAAAAAAATAATTGTTTTCGGCTGTCTTGCCCAACGCTATAAGGATGAATTGCGCAGGAAACTTCCGGAAGTGGATGCTTTTATAGGTAAGGTTTCTTTGAATCATGAACAAAACAGATACCCTATTACCCCGGAGCATTTTGTTTATTTGAAGATTTGTGAAGGCTGCGTTAATAATTGCAGTTTTTGTATTATCCCAAAGATAAAAGGAAGATTTACCAGCCTTGATGAGAAATCGATTCTTAGAAAAATAGAGTTATTTGACAATAAAAAGACTTCTGAGATTAATATCGTAGGGCAGGACATCTCAGGATACGGGATAGACATTTTTGGAAGGCCCAGCTTAGCCGGGCTTTTAAAGAAAATTGATAAAAAATTAAAGAATACGCATTGGCTAAGGCTTCTTTATTTAAATCCCGCGCGTATTGATGATGATTTGCTAAAAATTATTAGGGATAACCCTAGGATTTGTAAATATATAGATTTGCCTATTCAGCATATAAATGATAGAATCTTAAAGCTTATGAACAGGCAAGTTACAAAGAAGCAAATTTCTGCTCTTATTGAGAAGATAAGAAAAACAATTCCTGGAGTTTGCTTAAGGACATCGGTTATTACCGGTTTTCCTTCTGAATCCGATAAAGAATTTAAAGAGTTGTCAGATTTTATTTCTGAAACAAGGTTTGAAAGGTTAGGAGCTTTTGTTTATTCCAGAGAGGAAGGGACCAAGGCTTATGATTTTAAGGCTCAGGTTCCTAAGAAAGTTAAGGTAGGGCGTTTTGATAAAATTATGCTTATCCAGCAGGAAGTTTCCAGGGAATTTAACAAAAAGCAATTAGGTAAAGTTATTGAAGTTTTAATTGATGAGAAAGATAAAGATATCTATCTTGGACGAAGTTCTTTTGATGCGCCAGAGGTAGATGGCGTTGTGTATGTTAAATCAAAGAATAAATTAAAGCCAGGTGATTTTGTCAAAGTTAAAATTACCGATACTTTTGAATATGACCTATCAGGAGAGGTGCTAGAATGA
- a CDS encoding phosphatidylglycerophosphatase A → MNFYNILVKILSSFFFVGYLPLIPGTFGSLAGILLIYCIGGNTSNVYLPFLLFLICIGYLVCTPAEKLMQKKDPKFIVIDEVCGMLISLLFIPFQTQWVIAAFLLFRILDTIKPYPAGQLERLKGSLGIMGDDIVAGIYTNIILQVVLRFTLVKAS, encoded by the coding sequence TTGAATTTCTACAATATCCTTGTAAAGATATTAAGTTCATTCTTTTTTGTCGGCTACCTGCCTTTAATCCCGGGGACTTTCGGAAGTTTAGCCGGGATTTTGTTGATTTATTGTATCGGCGGGAATACCAGCAATGTTTACTTGCCATTTTTACTATTCCTTATATGTATCGGGTATCTGGTTTGTACTCCGGCAGAAAAATTGATGCAGAAGAAGGACCCAAAGTTTATCGTCATTGATGAAGTTTGCGGTATGCTTATCAGCTTGTTATTTATCCCTTTCCAAACGCAATGGGTAATCGCCGCATTTTTGTTGTTCCGCATCCTTGATACTATAAAGCCTTATCCGGCAGGACAGCTTGAAAGATTAAAGGGAAGCTTAGGTATTATGGGAGATGATATTGTTGCGGGTATTTATACAAATATTATTCTTCAGGTAGTCTTAAGGTTTACTTTAGTTAAAGCTTCATAG